In Rattus norvegicus strain BN/NHsdMcwi chromosome 3, GRCr8, whole genome shotgun sequence, a genomic segment contains:
- the Adrm1 gene encoding proteasomal ubiquitin receptor ADRM1 (The RefSeq protein has 1 substitution compared to this genomic sequence), producing the protein MTTSGALFPSLVPGSRGSSIKYLVEFRAGKMSLKGTTVTPDKRKGLVYIQQTDDSLIHFCWKDRTSGTVEDDLIIFPDDCEFKRVPQCPSGRVYVLKFKAGSKRLFFWMQEPKTDQDEEHCRKVNECLNNPPMPGTLGASGSSGHELSALGGEGGLQSLLGNMSHSQLMQLIGPAGLGGLGGLGALTGPGLASLLGSSGPPASSSSSSSRSQSAAVTPSSTTSSARATPAPSAPAAASATSPSPAPSSGNGTSTAASPTQPIQLSDLQSILATMNVPAGPGGSQQVDLASVLTPEIMAPILANADVQERLLPYLPSGESLPQTAEEIQNTLTSPQFQQALGMFSAALASGQLGPLMCQFGLPAEAVEAANKGDVEAFAKAMQNNAKSDPKEGDTKDKKDEEEDMSLD; encoded by the exons ATGACGACTTCAGGCGCTCTGTTCCCGAGCCTGGTTCCCGGCTCTCGGGGATCCTCTACCAAGTATTTGGTGGAGTTCCGGGCAGGAAAAATGTCATTAAAAGGAACTACGGTCACCCCAGATAAACGGAAAGGGCTCGTGTACATCCAGCAGACCGACGATTCCCTTATTCACTTCTGTTGGAAAGACAGGACCTCTGGGACCGTGGAGGAT GACTTGATTATCTTTCCTGATGACTGTGAGTTCAAGCGGGTGCCTCAGTGCCCCAGTGGGAGGGTCTACGTGCTCAAGTTTAAGGCAGGGTCCAAGCGGCTGTTCTTCTGGATGCAG GAGCCCAAGACTGACCAAGATGAGGAGCATTGCCGGAAAGTGAACGAGTGTCTGAACAACCCCCCCATGCCTGGGACACTGGGAGCGAGTGGGAGTAGTGGCCACGAGCTTTCAGCACTGGGCG GTGAGGGTGGCCTGCAGAGTCTGTTGGGGAACATGAGTCACAGCCAGCTTATGCAGCTCATCGGACCAGCCGGCCTCGGAGGACTGG GTGGGCTTGGGGCCCTCACTGGGCCAGGCCTGGCCAGCTTGCTGGGGAGCAGTGGGCCTCCAGCCAGCAGCTCCTCATCCAG CTCCCGGAGCCAGTCGGCAGCCGTCACCCCGTCCTCTACCACCTCTTCCGCTCGCGccaccccagccccttctgccccAGCAGCTGCCTCGGCGACCAGCCCGAGTCCCGCACCCAGCTCGGGTAATGGAACCAGCACAGCAGCCAGCCCGACCCAGCCCATCCAGCTGAGCGACCTCCAGAGCATTCTGGCCACTATGAACGTCCCAGCAGGGCCAGGAGGCAGCCAGCAGG TGGATCTGGCGAGTGTGCTGACACCAGAGATCATGGCTCCCATCCTTGCCAACGCAGACGTTCAGGAGCGCCTGCTGCCCTACCTGCCCTCTGGGGAGTCTCTGCCCCAGACTGCAGAGGAGATCCAGAACACATTAACCTCGCCCCAGTTCCAGCAG GCCCTGGGTATGTTCAGTGCGGCCTTGGCCTCAGGACAGCTTGGCCCTCTCATGTGCCAGTTTGGCCTTCCTGCAGAGGCTGTCGAGGCCGCCAACAAAGGTG ATGTGGAAGCATTTGCCAAAGCCATGCAGAATAATGCCAAATCGGACCCCAAGGAGGGCGACACAAAAGACAAGAAAGACGAAGAGGAAGATATGAGTCTAGATTAA